The Halobacteria archaeon AArc-dxtr1 region GTCAGCGTGTGGCTCTCGTCTGCGTTGGTGAGCGCCACGTCGACTGTTGCTCCGCCGTATTCGTCGAGATCGAGTGTGGACGCAGAGACGAGCGTTCCGTCTTCGGTGTGTTCGGAGGTGAGCGCCACGTCTTCAGCAGTCACGTTGGCCGCCACGTTACCCAGCACGTCAGTGCCGTTGATGGTGATGGTGAACTCCTCACCCGCAGTGGCCGAATCCGGCACGTCCGTAATCTCGAGTGAGTCGAGGTCGCTCGCGCCGACGGTGAACGTCTGACTGTCGACACTCGCCGATTCGCCGACGTTGATCGCGGCGCTGTCGATGCTGAACTCCAGTCGATAGTCACCAGTCTCGTTGATCGCCAGATTGCTGAACGTAGCGATTCCGTCACTGTCCGTCTGCGAGGTCGTCGTACTCGCGTCCGTGAGCGATCCCGGCCCGTCGATGACTTCGACCTCCACGGTGGCGACTCCGACCGGATTGCCGAACTGATCGGTCACCTTCGCCGATGGGGAACTGCCGCCGTCGCCCGTGATCGTCTCACCGGCGGTTTGTTCAGTGTCGGGTTCGATTTCCACCGCTACCGACTCGGCGTCGTCCGGCGTCACCGTCAGCGTCGCCGTCGTGGCCGTCTCGTCTTCGTACTCTGCCTCGAAGTGAACCGTTCCGACACCCGTTGTCGTCACCGTGCCATCGGAGGCAATCTCTGCCACACTCGAGTCACTCGAGGTGAGCGAACTGAGATCGGTGACGGTTGCGGTGGTGTTGTCGTCGTAGGTCGCGGTGACCGTCACGTTCGTCGTCTCGCCCTGTGTGAGTTCGGTCTCCTCGAGCGAGACCGAGAGCGAGGAGACACCCACCAGTCCTGCTGGGGGGTCCTGGGCGGCGGAGTGCAGGTAGGGGTAGGAGATCTCTGCACCCGTCTCGACCGCCCAAGTGTCCGAGAAATCGAGTCCGTCCATGTGATCCGTGGCCGCCCCACCGCGCATCTCGGCAGTGGTCAGGCCGGTGCCACCCGCCGAGTCGTGTTGCGTCGTGGTTTCAGTGTCCCAGTAAGCGTCTTCGACCGTGGCACCCTCCTCGTTCGTGCCGACTAAGCCGCCGACGGTGGTGTCACCGGAGACGTTCCCGGCCGCGTACGACTGGGTGATACTCGCGTCCTCGCCGGTGTTGTGGCCCACAAGCCCGCCGACGTTCGATGAGCCAGTGACATTCCCGACAGCGTAGGTATTCGTCACGAGGTCGTCTTCGTTCTTCCCGATGAGGCCGCCGACGTTCTCCTCGCCCGTGACGTCCACGTCAGCGTAGGACTGTTCCACCGTGCAGCAGGGGGACTCTCTATGGTTGGAGCCAATCAGCCCGCCGACGTTTTTCGCGTCTTCAGCGACCACCGTGCCAGTGGCACTCGAGCCGACGACGGTCAAATCAGCACCCCTCCCAAGGAGTCCACCAACGTTCTCACCGCTCCCGTCGCCGGTGATGGTACCGGTGACGGATGAGTCCGTGATGGTGCTGCTGACGTGTTCCCCGACGAGGCCACCCACGTCGTCGGAGCCGGTGATCTCGCCGGTGACGTGGCTTCCGGTGATGTCGCCGCCCTGAGTGTTCCACCCGACAAGGCCGCCCACTCTGTTATCGCCGGTGATCTCGCCGGTGACAGACGACTCCGAGATTTCCCCGCCGGAGTTGTGCCCGACGAGGCCACCCACCCTGCTGTTGCCGGTGACGTTCCCGTTGACAGCGGAATCGATGATGTCGCCGTTAGAGTTGCTTCCGATGAGACCACCCACCCCGTCGTTGCCGGTGCTATTCCCGCTGGCAGCGACATTCGTGAGTTCGCCCTCCTGGGTATTCCACCCGACGAGCCCCCCCACGGTCGAGCCATCGCTGGAGACATCGCCTGTGGCGGACGACTCCTCGATGGTGCCCCCAACGTTCCACCCGACGAGCCCCCCCACCCTGCTGGAGTCGCCGGTGACGTCGCCGGTGGCAGACGACTCCGAGATGGCACCGTCGTCGTTCTCCCCGATGAGCCCGCCCAGTCGACCCTCACCCTCGACGTCGACGGTGGCGGACGAGGCCGAGATATCGCCGGAGCTGAACCCAACGAGGCCGCCTACCCTGCGAGAGTCGCCGGTGACCTCCCCACTTGCGGACACATCCGTGATGTCGCCCTCGTTGAATCCAACGAGGCCTCCTACACCGTCGTCGACGCCACCCGCACCGGTTACGTTGGCATCGACCAACGTGAGATCCCGAATCTCGGCGTCCTCGGTTGTGGTGGCAAACAGCCCGACGCGGTCCTCGTCGCTGCGATTGATGTACAGGTCCGCGATGGTGTTGTTCGCGCCGTCGAACGTACCCGCGAAGTCGCCGATCGGCTCGAAGCCATCGCCATCGTTCCACTCTTCGGTCGCACTCGCGTCGATGTCCCCGGTCAACACGTAGTTCTCGTCCAACCCGTGGTCCTCGAGACACTGCAACTGACTCACGGTCGAAATCTCGTAGTAGCCGGAACTGTTCGGCTGGTACTCGACTTCGCTACAGACGGGCGCACTGTCGGCTGCCCCAACCGTCCCGGCGAACCCGACGCCCACGACGATCCCAACACCGAGGAGCGCCACGGCCGTAACGATCAACAACGCCCGGCGAATCACGCCACCCACCCACTGTCTCGGGCGGTCAGCAACTCGTCGATCCGGAAGGGTGCTGTGGCTCGGTAGGAGTTCGCGGTCAAGGGTGGGTCCGTGGGAAGCGTGGGTAGGTGTTGCATAGGTCCTCAGAGCACGAATCGAGAGCCGACACCTGGTAGGGCGTGCTGGCAACGAGACCAAACCCGATTCGTACGACTATCTTCTCTCATCTATCGGAGGAGTTGGCTTAGCGTTACTGTCACCATATGTTGAATGTGGTCGTATTATTGTCATATTTGATGATATTCGGTACGCCATCTCACTCCAAAAGCTGGGCGTTAAACCGACTCAAACAGCCGTTATCGCCCGAACAGCAGAAGCGGGTTCGGTGCCGACGACAACCGGCCACCTATCGAAGACGGACGATCCAGTTGGGCCGGCTTTGATCACGAATCTGGCTCGAAGGCGTCCTCGAACACCATCCGTTCGGCGGCCCGGAGGTGGTGGAGGAAGGTCGATCGGGAGACCCCGAGGGTCTCAGCCACCTCCGACGCGTTGGCCCCCTGTGGTCGATCGAAGAAGCCGGCGACGACCGCGGCTCGGAGGGCGGTTTCCTGTTTTTGGGTCAGCGTCTCGAAAACGCCCGGTCGATCGACGTCGACGGTTCGGTCGTTTCGCGATCGGATCGTCGCGTCCGGCCAGTGCGTCCGGATAGCGCCAACAACCTCACTGACATCGGTCTGGCGGGGAAACTGCACCACTGCATCCACGCGATCGGCGTCAGCGATGATAGACATGCTCACGCCACCGTATCCGCGCAGGACGGTTCCCAGCGTTGGCGGGTCGAATTGCGCCTGGAAGACGGTGGTGTCTCGCCGCGTCGCGAGGTGAGTAACGTCCTGTACGGCGTCGAGATCCGCTGCAGCTGACTGCACCGCATCCCCGTCTACGTCGATAGCTTCGACCAGATAGGTGCCCTGCTCGTCACCCGTCGAGAGTTCGTGGGCGACGAAGCGGGCGGTCTCCGGAATCGACGCTGCCCCCGCGAGATTGAGGAGGACGTGGTCGGCGGTGAGTCGGAGTTCGATCTCGGTCACCGTCTTCGTGGTCAGCGCCGACCGCTGTCGGTACACCTGGCGCTTGAACGCCAACGCGTCCGCGAACTCCGTCAGTAGCTCCAGTTCGCCGTCTTCCAGCGGCTCGGTCCGGACGACAGTGAGCGCGCCGAACATGAGCCCGTCGTGTCCAAGCGGGAGCGAATGGACGCTTTCGAGCCCACACGCCGCCAGCGGGACGGCCGGGTCCGCGTCGGGGCCAGTGCGGCTCACGGTCACGGGGTCGGCCGTTTCGAGGACGCGGCTGGTGACCGCATCGCAGTGGCCGGCATCGTCGGCCGTCGCCTCGAAAAAACCGCCGTCCTCGCCGAAGCGAGCGAGAAGATCGGCCGGAGCGCGTCCGTGTGTGGAGCGCTGTGCGACCCAGGCGGCCGCGTAGCCGTGTTCGTCGACGAGTAATCGGCAGATGCTGTCGGCGATCTCGCGTTCGGTCGAGGTCTCGAGGACGAGCCGGCGAATCGATTCCTTGCTGTCGCGCTCGCGTTCGGCGCGCTCTCTGGTCCGCTGCAGGGAGTGGTGTTGGGCTTTCAGCACCGTGATCTCCGTGAGCGAAATGACGCTGCCGAGTGCAACTGGCTCGCCCAGGCGACGCTGGCGTCGGAGATACCACGCCGCCGCGTCGCCGTCGCCGACGTGGATCTCCGATTCGGTTCCGCCATCGGGTTCGGCCCGGTCGTCCTGGAGCGCCGGTGGAAACACCGTCTCCGTGCGGTCTCCGATCGCCCACGGCCCCGTCCCGTGTGCGTCGAGAAACGCCGCCCCCGCGTCGTTAACGTCGACGATGCGACGCTCGTCGTCCAGGACAAAGACGCAGTCGTCCATCTCGTCGACGACGCGTTCGCGGGCGACCGGAATCAGTCCGAGGAAGTTGAGCTTGAACGCCGCGGTGCCGATGATCGCCATCCCGACCGCAAAGCCAACCGGCGTCGGATCGAGTTCGGGGTGGAGACGGACCCCTGCGAGGAACGTCCCGTTGACGACCCAGGGAACGATCGCGCCAAGTAGCAGTGCAATCGTCTGACTCCGATAGATGTGCTTGGTGGTGAACGTGAACTGGACCAACAGCACCGTCGCGATGAGGTACAGCCCCCACGAGTACGGGATGTGGATCCCGTAGAACCACGCGCCGCCGCGGGAGGCGATCACCGGGGTCGCCTCGGCGGTGTAGAGCCAGACCGACTCGTAAAAGAGTCCGTGTGAGGCGTTCGTCAGTAACAGCACCTGGGTGAGGACGGGGACGACGAGCAACGCGCCGAGGCGCCGTCGTGAGAGCAGGTGTCCGCGTCCGGTAAAACACACCACGAACGCGAAGACGGCGACCGGGGCGACGGTCACGCCAACCCAGGAGAGCTGCGTCCAGAGCAGTTTTGCCTCCAGCCCCGGCGAGAGGAGCCGACCGACGTAGCCGATGGCCCACAGCGCAAGCGTCAGCGAGACGACCGCAAAGGCCCGCGCGACGGGCTGGCTCCAGCGTGTTCGGAAAATAGCGGCTGCGAACGCGGCCGAAATCACACC contains the following coding sequences:
- a CDS encoding helix-turn-helix domain-containing protein, translated to MQPTLPGELAPLVFLAGYLAAGVISAAFAAAIFRTRWSQPVARAFAVVSLTLALWAIGYVGRLLSPGLEAKLLWTQLSWVGVTVAPVAVFAFVVCFTGRGHLLSRRRLGALLVVPVLTQVLLLTNASHGLFYESVWLYTAEATPVIASRGGAWFYGIHIPYSWGLYLIATVLLVQFTFTTKHIYRSQTIALLLGAIVPWVVNGTFLAGVRLHPELDPTPVGFAVGMAIIGTAAFKLNFLGLIPVARERVVDEMDDCVFVLDDERRIVDVNDAGAAFLDAHGTGPWAIGDRTETVFPPALQDDRAEPDGGTESEIHVGDGDAAAWYLRRQRRLGEPVALGSVISLTEITVLKAQHHSLQRTRERAERERDSKESIRRLVLETSTEREIADSICRLLVDEHGYAAAWVAQRSTHGRAPADLLARFGEDGGFFEATADDAGHCDAVTSRVLETADPVTVSRTGPDADPAVPLAACGLESVHSLPLGHDGLMFGALTVVRTEPLEDGELELLTEFADALAFKRQVYRQRSALTTKTVTEIELRLTADHVLLNLAGAASIPETARFVAHELSTGDEQGTYLVEAIDVDGDAVQSAAADLDAVQDVTHLATRRDTTVFQAQFDPPTLGTVLRGYGGVSMSIIADADRVDAVVQFPRQTDVSEVVGAIRTHWPDATIRSRNDRTVDVDRPGVFETLTQKQETALRAAVVAGFFDRPQGANASEVAETLGVSRSTFLHHLRAAERMVFEDAFEPDS